The sequence GACTCCACTCGAAGGGGTCACCCGCCGGGCCGGGGCTGCCGCTCTCCGGTGGCAGCGGGCGTCAGGGTGGTTGACGGTGAATCAGGCGCCCACTCCGCGAGTCCCCCGCCCGATGATGTGTCGGCGATCGCGGTACCGCGCCGGAAGGATCATCATCATGCGTTCCGCACGTACCCTGCTCGCCGGAGCAGCCGTCGCCGCCGCCCTCACCGTCGGTGCCCCGCTCGCCTACGCCGACGGCGCCGCCGACCAGGGCAAGAACCTCACCTGGCAGGAGAAGCAGGACAAGGCCGCCACCTCCGACGGCCAGAAGACCTGGGACGAGAAGCAGAACGGTTCCTCCGGCACCGACGCGAGCAAGGGCTCCGAGGGCAAGGCCCCGGAAGGCAAGGGTTCCGAGGGCAAGAGCTACGAGAGCAAGGGCGAGGAGAAGACCCCGCACGGCGGCGTGCACACCGGCGGCGGCGGCCTGGCGCTCTCCGGCGGCGGCCTCGCCTCCGGCGCGGTGCTGCTGCTCGGCGGCCTCGGGGCGGGCGCGATCGCCCTGCGCCGTGGCCGCCGCACCGCGGACGCCGCGATCTGACCGCGCGCCGTTCCCGCCGCCTCCCCGTCGTGGCCCGCGCCCGGTGCGCCGGCCACGGCGGGGGCGTGCGGGGCGGCGCTCCGCCGTGTCCGGCCCGCGGCGCCCCGAGCGCGGGCCACTGAGAGGAGTACGAGCGACGATGGCCGGTCTGATCCCCGGTACGTCCCGGCTGCTGCGCGCGGGCATGGGCGCGGCCGCGGTCGGTCTGCTGCTGATCTACAACTCGGTGGACAGCGTCCCGGCCGACGACGCGGCCGCCGCCGGGGCCGCGCCGCCGGCCGCCGCCGCGTCCGCCGCACCGGGACCGGCGCCGGGGTCCCCGGCGGCCACCGGCCCCGGCGCCCCGGCCCCCACCGCACCCGCGGGGGCCGCCGCGACCGCCCCCGCCGCGCCGGTCAAGGCGGCGGCGCCGCTGAAGCGCTCCAAGCCGACCAGGCTCCGGATCCCGCAGCTCAACGTGGACGCTCCCTTCACCGAGCTCACCCTGAGCCCCGCCGGCCAGCTCAACGCCCCGCCCGCGGACGACAAGAACCTGGTCGGCTGGTACCGCGACGGCGTCACCCCCGGGGAGCGCGGCGCCGCCGTGGTCGCCGGACACGTCGACACCACCAAGGGCCCGGCGGTGTTCCTGCTGCTCAGCCTGATGCTGCCGGGCAACAAGGTGGAGGTCCGGCGGGCCGACGGCACGGTCGCGGTGTTCTCGGTGGACGCCGTCGAGACCTTCGCCAAGGACGCCTTCCCCGACCAGAAGGTCTACGGGAAGACGCCCGACGCCCAGCTCCGGCTGATCACCTGCGGCGGCACCTACGACAAGAAGCGCCGTGACTACCTGGACAACGTGGTGGTCTTCGCGCACCTGGAGTCCAGCCGCAAGGCCTGAGTCCCGCTCCACGACGCGAAGCGGAGCGACGCACGACGAGGCCGCCGGTCCCCCCTCGGAAGGGGACCGGCGGCCTCGTCGTTCCGGCAGGCCGGGTCAGCCGCGCACCACGGCCTCGAAGGCGTGCAGGTACGGGTTGACCGGGCACACCTCCCGGACCTCCAGCCCGGCCTCGGTCATCAGCCGGACCATGCTCGCCTCGGAGTGCTTGGCGCCGCCGACGTTGAGCATCAGCAGGAGGTCCATCGCGGTGGTGAAGCGCATCGAGGGGCTGTCGTCGACGAGGTTCTCGACCACCACGACCCGGGCGCCCGGGCGGGCCGCGGCGACCACGTTCGCCAGCGTGCGGCGGGTGCTCGCGTCGTCCCACTCCAGGATGTTCTTGATGATGTAGAGGTCCGCGACGACCGGGATCGCCTCCCGGCAGTCACCGGGGACCAGCCGGGCCCGGTCGGCGAACGAGCCGCCCTCGCGCAGCCGGGCGTCGGCGCCCGCGACCACCTTGGGCAGGTCCAGCAGGGTGCCGTGCAGCGACGGGTGCTTCTCCAGCAGGCTGGCGAGGACATGGCCCTGGCCGCCGCCGATGTCGACCACCGCGTCGATCCCGGTGAGGTCGAGGTAGGCCGCGAAGTCGGCGGCGGACTGCCGGCTGGAGGTGGTCATCGCCTTGTCGAAGACCTTGGCGGACTCGCCCGCGTCGCTGTGCAGGTAGTCGAAGAACTCCTTGCCGAACAGCTCGGGGAAGACGTTGCGGCCGGAGCGCACCGCCTCGTCCAGCTTCGGCCAGGCCTCCCACGTCCACGGCTCGGTGCACCACAGGGAGATGTAGCGGAGGCTGTTCGGCGCGTCCTCGCGCAGCAGCCGGGACATGTCGGTGTGGGTGAAGCGGTCGCCGTCGAGCTCCTCGAAGATGCCGTAGCAGGTGAGGGCGCGCAGCAGGCGGCGCAGCTGGCGGGGCTCGGTGCCGAGCTCGGCGGCGAGGTCGGTGACGGGGGTGGGGGTGTCGCCGAGCTTGTCGGCGACACCGAGCCGGGCGGCCGCGCGGACGGCGGCGGCGCAGGCGGCGCCGAAGACGAGCTCCCGCAGGCGCATGGCTGCCTGCGGGGTGGTGGCGGCGGGTGCGGTGGTCATGGGGCCGGGTCTCTGCTTTCTGCGGGGGGACTTGGACTGGGCTCAGGAGGGCGGGGCGAGGGCGGGACGGGGCGAGGGCGGGGCGGGCTCGGGTCCGGTCAGCAGTGGCCGGCCGGCTCGGAGACCGCGCACTGGTTGCGGGCGAAGGAGTTGTCGGTGCCGGTGTCGCGGTCGGCGAGGTCGGCCGGCCCGTTGCCGAGCACGAGGTTGTCGGCGACGGTGTTGCGGGCGTTGGCCACCCCGACCACGCTGTGGACGAGCACGATGCCGCCGGAGAACGGCGAGGCGCCGACGTTGTCGCGGACCTCGTTCTCCGTCACCGCGGTCTCCTCGGCCCCGGTGAGCACGATCCCGGCGCCCTGGATGTGGTCGAGCCGGGGGTTCGGCGGGCAGTAGCGGTTGTTGGCGACGACCTGGTTGCGGGTCACGGTGAGGGCGCCGGCCCGGGGCACGCCCTCGTCGCCGACGACGAACACCCCGCCGCAGTTGCCGTGGATCCGGTTCCGCTCGACGCTCAGGTCGCGCAGCCGCCGGACGGTGACGCCGACCCGGTTGTCGGTCAGCAGGTTGGCGCTGACCAGGGTGCCGTCCGCGGAGAGGGCGCCGCCCTCGCTGTCCACCGAGTTGGCGAGGAAGACGCCGGACTGGCCGTTCCGGGTGGACTCGTTGGCGGTGATCACGCCCCGGGTCGACTTCTCCTGGCTGATGCCCTGCTGGCCGTTGTCGTGCACGAAGGTGGCGCGCACGGTCAGCCCGGTGGTGCCGGAGGCGCTGATGCCGTTCTTGCGGAAGCCGGTGACGGCGAGCGCCTCGACGGTGACGCCGGCGAGCGGCCGCTCGTCGGTGCCGGCCACGCAGAGGCCGTGGCCGGCGGTCGCGCAGGCGGCGGCGCCGTCGGCGGCGGGCACCTCGGCCGGGAGCAGCACGCTGTCCCGGCCCGCGCCGCGCAGGGTGAGGCCGGGCGTGGTGATCCGGACGCTGCCCCGGTACTCGCCGGGGAGCAGCTGCACGGTGTCGCCCGGCAGAGCCGCGTCGACGGCCTGCTGGATCGATTCGCCGGGCCGGACCAGGTGCAGCTCGCCGGCGGCGCGGGCGGGCGCGGCGCCGACGGCGGTCAGCACGGTGGTCAGGGCGGTCGTGGCGGCGGCGGTGGCCGCGGCGAGGTGGTGGACCCGTCGCGTGGGCATGAGTGGTGACCTGCTTTCTGACGCGCCGACCCGGGGGCGCGCTCGCGGGGACGTCGGCACGATGACGCGGGGTGGTCGGGAGGTGACGGCCGGTGGGTGTCGGCCGAACCGACGCTAGGGGCGGGCGGAAGGCCCCGCCACCAGGGTTGGGCTGCCGGGCTGACGGGGCGTCGGCCGGTCGGGGCACCGGCCCGGCCTGCGGTGGTGCGCCGTGCGCGTGCCATGCTCGGAGCCATGAGCACCAGCACCGCCGCAGCCGCCGCCCCCGCGGCCGACACCGTCCCGGCCGGCACCACCACCGCCGGCCCTGCAGGTCCCCGCGACCCGGCGGTCCGCAACCCGATCGGCGCCCATGTGCCGGTGGCCGGCCGCGGACTGGCCGGCACCGGCCTCGCGTACGCCGGGCGGGTGGGCGCCGAGACGGTGCAGGTGTTCGTCGCGAACCCGCGCGGCTGGGCGACGCCGACCGGCAACCCGGCGCAGGACGCGGAGTTCCGCGCGGCCTGCGCGGAACGGGCGGTCCCCGCGTACGTGCACGCGCCGTACCTCATCAACTTCGGCTCGGACAACCCGCTGACCAGGGAGCGCTCGGCCGACTCGCTGCGCCACTCGCTGCGGCGCGGACACGCGATCGGCGCGCTCGGCGTGGTGCTGCACACCGGGTCGGCGGTCGGCTCCGCCCCGGGCGGCGGCTCCCGGCGGGCCGAGGCGATGGCCCAGGTCCGCGAGGACGTGCGGCGGCTGCTGGACGAACTCGACGCGCTCGGCGAGGACGCGCCGTGGCTGCTGCTGGAGCCCACGGCCGGCCAGGGCAGCTCGCTCTGCGCGCGGATGGAGGACCTCGCCGGGTACCTGGAGGCCCTGGACGGCCACCCGAAGGTCGGGGTCTGCCTGGACACCTGCCACGCCTTCGCGGCCGGTCACGACCTGGCGGCGCCGGGCGGCGTCCGGGCGACCCTGGACGCGCTGGTCGAGGCCGCCGGGCCGGGCCGGCTGCGGCTGATCCACGCCAACGACTCCGAGGACGCGGTCGGCGCCCGCAAGGACCGGCACGCCAACATCGGCGCCGGCCTGATCGGCGCCGAACCGTTCCGCGAGCTCTTCGAGCACCCGGCCACGGCCGGCGTCCCCCTGATCGTGGAGACCCCGGACCGCAAGCACGGCGGCGAGGGCGCCGGTCACACCCTCGACATCACCGCCCTGAAGCGGCTCCGCTCCCGCGCCGCGGCGCCGGCCCCCGCACCCGGTGCGGCCGCCGGCCCACTGCCGGTGTGAGGGCCGGGGCCCGCCACGACGGCCGCGGCCCCGAGCCGGGTGGCTCGGGGCCGCGGGACGTGCGGAATCAGCGGGATCAGCAGGATCAGCAGGATCAGCAGGTGATGGTGCCCCTGCGGAGGGCGTGGCCCCCGGTGTTGCTGTCGTCGGACCAGTAGACGGGCTTGCTGCCGCCGACGCACTCGGCGGCGCCGGCGATCGCGAAGCCCTCGTTGTTGAGGTTGGACATGCCGGTCGGGCGGTTGAAGACGGCGGTGGTGGCGAAGGCGCCGGAGGCGTTGACCTTCAGGGTGCGGTGCTGACCGTTGCAGGTGTCGTCGCAGACCACCCACAGGCGCGAGGTCTGCGGCTCCCACTGGACCTCCATCACCCCGGCCAGGCCGGTGCTGATCGAGGCGACCTTGGTGAAGCTGCCGCTGTCCTGGAGCACGAAGCCGTGCACGGCGCCGGTGCCCTCGACCCCGACGAAGAACACTCCGCCGGTGTGGGCGGCGTACCCGGCCGGGTTGTAGGCCGCTCCGGTGGACTCGTCCTTGAAGCCGGCGGCGGTCAGCGCGCTGTCCGGCACCCAGGCGATGCCCTCCAGCCCGAGGTTGGAGCCGACCGCGGGCAGGCTCGCGGTGAGGTTCCACTCCTTGCCGGCGGTCAGCGTGCTGCCGGTGCCGCTCACGTCGTAGCGCAGGACGGACAGCCGGCTGGTGCCGGACGCGTCGCCGTTGCGCTCGCTGGAGACGAAGACGCCGCCCGCCGCCCCGGCGGAGGTGACGGTCACGCCCTCGCTGTCGGGGCTGCCGGTGCCGCCGGGGAAGCGCAGCGTCTTGCCGGAGCCCCAGCCGTTGGCCGTGTCCGGGGTCCAGCCGCCGGAGCCGTTGGGCAGCAGGCGCCAGAGCTTGCCGGAGTTCTGCGCGCCCCACAGCACGCCGCCGTCCTGGTAGAGACCGCTGAGGTCGCTCCCGAAGACGTTCGAGGCGTCGGCGGTGGCGACGGTGCTGCCGCCGGGCCAGGCCACCGGGGTGCCGCCGCCGGAGCCGCAGCTGTTGGCCGCGCCCAGGGTGAGCTGGGCCTGGGCGAAGGCGCCGGTGCCGTCGGGGCAGCGGGACCAGGACGGCGCGGAGTGGGTGCTCCAGGTGAAGCTGTCGACCAGGGTGCTGCCGCCCGGCAGGTAGAGCCGGGCCTTGTCGGCGGAGCCGAGGCCGAAGGCGTTGTGGACGTCGAAGGCCTTGAACGCGCCGGCGGCGAGGGTGGTGCCGGAGGCGATCTTGTAGCTGGAGCTGTTGTCGTCGTCCTTGAGGACCCAGCCCGAGATGTCGACGGCGGCGGTGCCCTTGTTGACGAGCTCGATCGAGTCGTTGACGGATCCGGTGGTCACCACCTCGTTGATCCGGATGTCGTCGGCGGGCGCGGCGGCGGCCGGGGACGCCCCGAGCACGCCGGTGGCCAGCACGGGGCCGAGGGCGGTGGCGAGGAGGAGGGCGAGGCTGCGGCGCCGGCGCGGTGCACGCGATGCGGTCACGATGTCCGTCCTGGGGGGAAGGGCTGACAGGGCGCCACCACCGTCCCGGTAACCCGCCAACACCGCAACGCCTGCAGGCGAGCGCGGTGTGAACGACGGAAGAACCACAGCACGCCGGGACCACCCGGGCACCGTCCGCGCGCATCCGTCCCACCCGACCCACCGGACGCTCGGAGCGCGCGGCACGCCCGGGGTGACACACGGTCGGCGGCCCGCCGGTGCCGCCCGGGCTGCCGGGTCCGGGGGCCGGTGCCAGGCTGGAGCGGACGATGCCGACGCGTGGTGGCGACCCGCGCCGCCGCAGCCCCGAGAACGGTGGTCCCCCGATGAGCCCGACCCGGAGACTGGCCGAGCTGCCGTGCGGACGCCGCGGCAAGTGGGTGGTACTCGCCCTGTGGCTGGTCCTGCTGGTGGTGGCCGGCCCGCTGGCGGGCAAGCTCACCGACGTCGAGGACAACCAGGCGTCCAGTTGGCTGCCCGGCAACGCCGAGTCCACCCGGGTGCTCGACGAGCAGCGCGCCTTCCAGCCGGTGGACACCGCCCAGGCGGTGGTGGTCTACGTCCGGGACGGCGGCATCACGGCCGCCGACAAGGCCGAGGCGGCCGCGGACGCCCGCGCCTTCGCCTCCGCCCCGCACGTGGTCGGCCCGGTGACCGGGCCCGTGGAGTCCTCGGACGGCGAGGCGCTGCAGACCGTCGTGTCGGTGGACATCGGCACCGGCGGCTGGAAGGACCTCCGCCCGGCGGTGGACAGCCTGCGCGCCACCGCCGCCGAGCACAGCCTCGGCATGACCACCCATGTCACCGGTCCGGCCGGGGTCGGCGCCGACCAGGCCGAGGCCTTCGCCGGGATCGACTCCACCCTGCTCGCCGCCACCGTCGCCGTGGTGATCGTCCTGCTGCTGCTCACCTACCGCAGCCCGGTGCTGTGGATGCTGCCGCTGTTCTCCGCGGCCGGGGCGCTGGTGGTCTCCCAGGCGGTGATCTACCTGCTGGCCGACCACGCCGGACTGACCGTCAACGCGCAGAGCGCCGGCATCCTCGTCGTGCTGGTGCTCGGCGCGGGGACGGACTACGCCCTGCTGCTGACCGCCCGCTACCGGGAGGAACTGCGCCGGCACGAGGACCGGCACGAGGCGATGGCCTTCGCCCTGCACCGGGCCGGTCCGGCGATCCTCGCCTCCTCCGCGACCGTGGTCGCCTCGATGCTCTGCCTGCTGGTCGCGGAGATGAACTCGACCAGCGGCCTCGGCCCGGTCTGCGCGATCGGCGTGCTGGTGGCGCTGGCCGCGATGCTGACGCTGCTGCCGGCGCTGCTGGTGATCCTCGGACGCTGGGTGTTCTGGCCGGTGAAGCCCGCCTACGGCACGCCGGAGCCGACGCGCTCCGGACGCTGGGCGCACGTCGGCGAGTGGATCGCGCGGCGGCCGCGCAGGGTGTGGATCGGCACCGGGCTGGCGCTCGCGGCCTGCTGCGTCGGGCTGGTCTCGCTGAACGCCACCGGGCTCAGCACGGCCGGCAGCTTCACCGGGACACCGGACTCGGTGGTCGGCCAGCAGGCCCTGGAGGCGCACTTCCCGGCCGGCACCGGTGCACCGCTGAGCGTCGTCTCGGCGGCCGCCGAGAGCGGCACGGTCCGTGAGGTGACCGGGGCGACGCCCGGGATCGCGAGCACCACGGAGCCGATGTTCCACGAGGGGCGGGCGCTGTTCCGCGCGACACTCACCGACCCGCCGGACAGCCAGGCCGCCAAGGACACCGTGGACCGGCTGCGGAGCGCCGTCCACGCCGTGCCGGACGCCGACGCCCAGGTGGGCGGTTCGACGGCGGTGATCCTGGACGCCGGCCGGGCCGCGACCTCCGACAACCGGACCGTCATCCCGCTGGTACTGGGCATGGTGCTGGTGATCCTCGCCCTGCTGCTGCGCGCGGTCACCGCGCCGCTGGTGCTGATCGCCACCGTCGTCCTCTCCTACGCGGCGGCGCTGGGCATCAGCGCGTTCTTCTTCGAGCACGTCTTCGACTTCGAGGGGCAGGACAACGCCTTCCCGCTGTTCGTCTTCGTGTTCCTGGTGGCACTGGGGATCGACTACAACATCTTCCTGATGACCCGGGTGCGCGAGGAGGCGGCGCAGCAGGGCACCCGGCGGGGGGCCGTGGCCGGACTGGCCGCGACCGGCGGGGTGATCACCTCGGCCGGTCTGATCCTGGCCAGTACCTTCGCCGTGCTGGGCACCCTGCCGGTGGTGGGCTTCGCCGAGATCGGCTTCGCGGTGGCCCTCGGCGTGCTGCTGGACACCCTGGTGGTGCGCTCCGTCCTGGTGACCGCGCTGACCGTCGACCTGGACCGGCACATGTGGTGGCCGAGCGCGTTGTCCGGACAAGTTCCTCCGTCCGAGGACGAGTTGGCCAGACAGCTTTAAGTTACCAATGAGTTCATATGGTTATCGTTCACTGTCTGGACGAGCGTGGCCCGATCTCGCTTCACTGCGCACATGCCAACTCCCTCCACGCGCCGCCCCGGCGCGCGCCTCGCCGCGGTGTGCACCGCGGCCGCCGCCCTGCTCGCCCCGCTCGCCGCCGCGCCGAGCGCCCTCGCCGCCCCCGCGGAGGGCACCGCCGCCACCGCGCTGCCGACGGTCGCGCCGCTCAAGGTGCTGACGTACAACATCTTCCTGATGAGCAAGAGCCTCTACCCCAACTGGGGCCAGGACTACCGCGCCAAGGCCATCCCGGCCACCGGCTTCTTCCAGGGCCAGGACGTCGTGGTGCTCCAGGAGGCCTTCGACAACGCCGCCTCCGACGCCCTGGTCGCCCAGGCCTCGGCGCAGTACCCGTACCACACCCCCGTCGTCGGCCGCTCGACCAGCGGCTGGGACGCCACCTCCGGCAGCTACAGCTCCACCACGCCCGAGGACGGCGGGGTCACCCTGCTCAGCAAGTGGCCGATCCTGCGCAAGGAGCAGTACATCTTCAAGGACGCCTGCGGGGCGGACTGGTGGTCCAACAAGGGCTTCGTCTACGCCGTGCTGAACGTCAACGGCGTACGCACCCACGTGATCGGCACCCACCTCCAGTCCACCGACTCCGGCTGCTCGAACGGCCAGCCGGCCACCGTCCGGGCCGCCCAGCTCAAGGCGATGAAGGCCTTCGTCGACGCCAAGAACATCCCGGCCGCCGAGCCGATCGTGCTCGCCGGCGACCTCAACATCGACTCGCACGGCAGCGAGTACCCGTCGCTGCTGGCCAACGCGGGCGTGGCACCGGCCACCACCCGCGACGGCTGGGTCAACTCCTTCGACACCGCGGACAACTCGATCGCGGCCTACCGCTACCCCGGCGAGCCGAAGGAGGACCTCGACTACGTCCTCTACCGCGCCGACCACGCGCGCCCGGCCGCCTACACCAACTCGGTGGTCCGCTTCCACAGCGCGCCGTGGACCGTGAGCAGCTGGGGCACCAGCTACACCTACAACGACCTGTCCGACCACTACCCGGTCACGGCGGGCTGAGCCCCGGCTCCGCACGGCGGTCCACCGGGGTCAGCCGGCCCCGGTGAACCGCCGGTAGGCGGCGGCCAGCCCGGCCTCCAGCGGGCGGCCGCGCGCCGTGAGGCCGGACGGGCCCAACTCGTCCAGGGCGGTGGGTGTTCCGTCCTGCCCGGGGTCGACCGGGGGCGGCACCCGGCCGTGCCAGTAGACGTCCAGCAGCTCGGCGAGCGGCCGGTCGGCACCGCGGTCGGCGCGGATCACCGGGTCGCGCTCCGGTCCGGTCACCGGGTGACGCTCCGGTCCGGTCAAGGGGCCGCGCTCCGGTCCGGTCACCGGGTGACGCTCCGATCCCGTCATAGGGTCATGCTCCGATCGAGTCCGCGGACAGGGTGAGCAGCTCCCGCAGCCGCTCGGCCGGGAGTTCGGCCAGCCACTGCTCGTCGGCGCCGAGCGCCGCCTCGGCCAGGGTCCGCTTGGCGGTGAGGAGTTCGTCGATCCGCTCCTCCACCGTGCCCGCGCAGACCAGCCGCCGCACCTGCACGTCGCGGCGCTGCCCGATCCGGTGCGCGCGGTCGGTGGCCTGGTCCTCGACCGCCGGATTCCACCAACGGTCCAGGTGCACCACCTGGTTGGCGGCGGTCAGATTCAGCCCGGTGCCGCCCGCCCGGAGCGACAGCAGGAACACCCGCGGCCCGTCCGGCGACTGGAAGCGCTCGACCATGGCGTCCCGGCGGGCGCGCGGCACCCCGCCGTGCAGATAGAGCACCTCCTCGCCCAGCTTCCGCCGCAGGTACGGCCGGAGCATCGCACCGAACTCGGCGTACTGGGTGAACACCAGCGCCCGGTCCCCCTCGGCCAGCGCCTCCATCAGCAGCTCCACCAGCCGCTCCACCTTGCCCGAACGGCCCGCCACCGCCGTGCCGTCGTGCAGCAGCTGGGCCGGGTGGTTGCACACCTGCTTGAGCCGGCCGATCGCCGCCAGCACCGCGCCCTTGCGCTCGACCCCGCGCAGTCCGCCCAGCCGCTCCAGCAGATCGGTCACCACCGCCCGGTAGAGCCCGGCCTGCTCCGCGGTCAGCGAGCAGCTGACGGTGAACTCCTGCTTGGCGGGCAGGTCCCGGACGATCTGCGGATCGCTCTTGCGGCGGCGCAGCAGGAACGGGCCGGTGACCCGCCGCAGCCGGGCCGCCGCGTCCACGCTGCCGGTCTGCTCGACGGGGTTGGCGAACCGCTCCCGGAACGACTCCGGACTGCCGAACAGCCCCGGGTTGGCGAAGTCGAGCACGGCGTGCAGATCGGCCAGGCGGTTCTCCACCGGGGTACCGGTGAGCGCGATCCGGGGGCCGGAGCGCAGCGAGCGCAGTGCCCTGGACTGCCGGGCCGAACGGTTCTTGATGTGCTGCGCCTCGTCGGCGACGATCCGCCGCCAGTGGATCCGGCGCAGTTCGGCGGCGTCCCGCTGGACCACGCCGTACGTGGTGATGACCAGGTCCGGGAGGCCGGCGGGGTCGGCGGGGCCGGTGGGGTCGGCGGCCGGGTCGAGACCGGTGCCGGTGCCGGGCGCGGCCGGGGCGAACGCGACCGGGGCGGGCGCGGTGCGGTCGGGGCCGTGGTGGACGTGCACCCGCAGACCGGGTGCGAAGGCCGCTGCCTCCCGGCGCCAGTTGCCGACCAGCGACATCGGACAGACCAGCAGCACCGGCCCGACGGCCCCGCGTTCCCGTTCCAGGGCGAGCAGCGCCAGCGTCTGCACCGTCTTGCCGAGGCCCATGTCGTCGGCCAGCACGGCGCCCAGGCCGAGCCGGCCGAGCGCGTCCAGCCAGGCCAACCCGCGCCGCTGGTACGGTCGGAGGGTGCCGGTGAAGCCCTCGGGCAGCTCCGGCACCCGGTCCGCCGGGCCCGGCCGGCCGGCCAGCAGGTCGCCGAGCGGCCCGGCCGCCCGCACCTCGGTGACCGGCAGCCCGTCCACCACCGCCCCGTCGTCCAGGGCCAGCCGCAGCAGTTCGACCGGCGCCATGGTGCCGGTGCCGTGCTCGGCCAGGAACCGCACGGCGACGGCGAGCTGGTCCGGGTCGACCTCGACCCAGCGGCCGCGCAGCCGGACCAGTCCCTGCTGGGCGGCGGCGAGATCGGCCAGCTCCCGCTCGGTCAGGGTGAGGTC comes from Streptomyces sp. TLI_053 and encodes:
- a CDS encoding class F sortase, with translation MAGLIPGTSRLLRAGMGAAAVGLLLIYNSVDSVPADDAAAAGAAPPAAAASAAPGPAPGSPAATGPGAPAPTAPAGAAATAPAAPVKAAAPLKRSKPTRLRIPQLNVDAPFTELTLSPAGQLNAPPADDKNLVGWYRDGVTPGERGAAVVAGHVDTTKGPAVFLLLSLMLPGNKVEVRRADGTVAVFSVDAVETFAKDAFPDQKVYGKTPDAQLRLITCGGTYDKKRRDYLDNVVVFAHLESSRKA
- a CDS encoding methyltransferase — its product is MTTAPAATTPQAAMRLRELVFGAACAAAVRAAARLGVADKLGDTPTPVTDLAAELGTEPRQLRRLLRALTCYGIFEELDGDRFTHTDMSRLLREDAPNSLRYISLWCTEPWTWEAWPKLDEAVRSGRNVFPELFGKEFFDYLHSDAGESAKVFDKAMTTSSRQSAADFAAYLDLTGIDAVVDIGGGQGHVLASLLEKHPSLHGTLLDLPKVVAGADARLREGGSFADRARLVPGDCREAIPVVADLYIIKNILEWDDASTRRTLANVVAAARPGARVVVVENLVDDSPSMRFTTAMDLLLMLNVGGAKHSEASMVRLMTEAGLEVREVCPVNPYLHAFEAVVRG
- a CDS encoding right-handed parallel beta-helix repeat-containing protein, whose protein sequence is MPTRRVHHLAAATAAATTALTTVLTAVGAAPARAAGELHLVRPGESIQQAVDAALPGDTVQLLPGEYRGSVRITTPGLTLRGAGRDSVLLPAEVPAADGAAACATAGHGLCVAGTDERPLAGVTVEALAVTGFRKNGISASGTTGLTVRATFVHDNGQQGISQEKSTRGVITANESTRNGQSGVFLANSVDSEGGALSADGTLVSANLLTDNRVGVTVRRLRDLSVERNRIHGNCGGVFVVGDEGVPRAGALTVTRNQVVANNRYCPPNPRLDHIQGAGIVLTGAEETAVTENEVRDNVGASPFSGGIVLVHSVVGVANARNTVADNLVLGNGPADLADRDTGTDNSFARNQCAVSEPAGHC
- a CDS encoding deoxyribonuclease IV, which translates into the protein MSTSTAAAAAPAADTVPAGTTTAGPAGPRDPAVRNPIGAHVPVAGRGLAGTGLAYAGRVGAETVQVFVANPRGWATPTGNPAQDAEFRAACAERAVPAYVHAPYLINFGSDNPLTRERSADSLRHSLRRGHAIGALGVVLHTGSAVGSAPGGGSRRAEAMAQVREDVRRLLDELDALGEDAPWLLLEPTAGQGSSLCARMEDLAGYLEALDGHPKVGVCLDTCHAFAAGHDLAAPGGVRATLDALVEAAGPGRLRLIHANDSEDAVGARKDRHANIGAGLIGAEPFRELFEHPATAGVPLIVETPDRKHGGEGAGHTLDITALKRLRSRAAAPAPAPGAAAGPLPV
- a CDS encoding lamin tail domain-containing protein; the encoded protein is MTASRAPRRRRSLALLLATALGPVLATGVLGASPAAAAPADDIRINEVVTTGSVNDSIELVNKGTAAVDISGWVLKDDDNSSSYKIASGTTLAAGAFKAFDVHNAFGLGSADKARLYLPGGSTLVDSFTWSTHSAPSWSRCPDGTGAFAQAQLTLGAANSCGSGGGTPVAWPGGSTVATADASNVFGSDLSGLYQDGGVLWGAQNSGKLWRLLPNGSGGWTPDTANGWGSGKTLRFPGGTGSPDSEGVTVTSAGAAGGVFVSSERNGDASGTSRLSVLRYDVSGTGSTLTAGKEWNLTASLPAVGSNLGLEGIAWVPDSALTAAGFKDESTGAAYNPAGYAAHTGGVFFVGVEGTGAVHGFVLQDSGSFTKVASISTGLAGVMEVQWEPQTSRLWVVCDDTCNGQHRTLKVNASGAFATTAVFNRPTGMSNLNNEGFAIAGAAECVGGSKPVYWSDDSNTGGHALRRGTITC
- a CDS encoding MMPL family transporter, whose protein sequence is MSPTRRLAELPCGRRGKWVVLALWLVLLVVAGPLAGKLTDVEDNQASSWLPGNAESTRVLDEQRAFQPVDTAQAVVVYVRDGGITAADKAEAAADARAFASAPHVVGPVTGPVESSDGEALQTVVSVDIGTGGWKDLRPAVDSLRATAAEHSLGMTTHVTGPAGVGADQAEAFAGIDSTLLAATVAVVIVLLLLTYRSPVLWMLPLFSAAGALVVSQAVIYLLADHAGLTVNAQSAGILVVLVLGAGTDYALLLTARYREELRRHEDRHEAMAFALHRAGPAILASSATVVASMLCLLVAEMNSTSGLGPVCAIGVLVALAAMLTLLPALLVILGRWVFWPVKPAYGTPEPTRSGRWAHVGEWIARRPRRVWIGTGLALAACCVGLVSLNATGLSTAGSFTGTPDSVVGQQALEAHFPAGTGAPLSVVSAAAESGTVREVTGATPGIASTTEPMFHEGRALFRATLTDPPDSQAAKDTVDRLRSAVHAVPDADAQVGGSTAVILDAGRAATSDNRTVIPLVLGMVLVILALLLRAVTAPLVLIATVVLSYAAALGISAFFFEHVFDFEGQDNAFPLFVFVFLVALGIDYNIFLMTRVREEAAQQGTRRGAVAGLAATGGVITSAGLILASTFAVLGTLPVVGFAEIGFAVALGVLLDTLVVRSVLVTALTVDLDRHMWWPSALSGQVPPSEDELARQL
- the sph gene encoding sphingomyelin phosphodiesterase gives rise to the protein MPTPSTRRPGARLAAVCTAAAALLAPLAAAPSALAAPAEGTAATALPTVAPLKVLTYNIFLMSKSLYPNWGQDYRAKAIPATGFFQGQDVVVLQEAFDNAASDALVAQASAQYPYHTPVVGRSTSGWDATSGSYSSTTPEDGGVTLLSKWPILRKEQYIFKDACGADWWSNKGFVYAVLNVNGVRTHVIGTHLQSTDSGCSNGQPATVRAAQLKAMKAFVDAKNIPAAEPIVLAGDLNIDSHGSEYPSLLANAGVAPATTRDGWVNSFDTADNSIAAYRYPGEPKEDLDYVLYRADHARPAAYTNSVVRFHSAPWTVSSWGTSYTYNDLSDHYPVTAG